In Papaver somniferum cultivar HN1 chromosome 1, ASM357369v1, whole genome shotgun sequence, a genomic segment contains:
- the LOC113355509 gene encoding uncharacterized protein LOC113355509, with product MDASLTMLTVDFTNAFNIVDRTSMLLEVRKLCPSISSWVEYLYGQPARLYMGDYYIYSSTGVQQGDPLGPLLFSLVLHRLIAKINEQCSLSLHAWYLDDGTIIGDTAEVAKALAVVQTEGPELGLILNIRKTEIFWPSCDERRDGMFHVGISRPDNGVKLLGGVVSLDVEFVKELAIRRAEKAVNLMQVLSKLRDPQSELLLLRACMGISKLIFGLRICCPEYTTAAVDIFDRGLREVVEGIVVCGGPFFGEFQWGLSTLLIRYGGLGLYTVMEASQYAFLASRVQS from the coding sequence ATGGATGCTAGCCTTACTATGTTAACTGTGGACTTCACCAATGCCTTTAATATAGTTGACCGAACTTCCATGCTCCTTGAGGTACGCAAGTTGTGTCCATCTATATCGTCATGGGTTGAATACTTGTATGGCCAACCTGCAAGACTATATATGGGAGATTATTATATTTATTCGTCTACAGGAGTGCAACAAGGAGACCCTTTAGGGCCATTGTTATTTTCTTTGGTGCTTCATCGGCTTATAGCAAAGATAAATGAGCAGTGTTCACTATCATTACATGCCTGGTATCTTGATGATGGTACTATTATTGGTGACACAGCAGAAGTGGCAAAGGCACTTGCAGTTGTTCAGACAGAAGGACCTGAGCTGGGGCTTATATTGAATATTCGAAAAACCGAAATTTTCTGGCCTTCTTGTGATGAACGGAGAGATGGGATGTTTCATGTTGGAATCTCAAGGCCAGATAACGGGGTCAAACTATTGGGTGGTGTCGTCAGTCTTGATGTTGAGTTTGTGAAAGAACTTGCCATTAGAAGAGCAGAGAAGGCAGTAAATTTAATGCAGGTTTTATCCAAGCTCCGTGATCCTCAGAGCGAATTGCTACTCTTACGTGCTTGTATGGGCATCTCCAAGCTTATTTTTGGGCTTCGCATTTGCTGTCCAGAATATACTACAGCTGCAGTAGATATCTTCGATAGAGGTTTGAGAGAGGTGGTGGAAGGTATTGTGGTTTGTGGAGGTCCGTTTTTTGGGGAATTCCAGTGGGGGTTATCTACCCTGCTTATCAGATATGGAGGTCTTGGTTTATACACTGTTATGGAGGCGTCACAATACGCTTTTCTTGCATCGCGGGTACAATCCTGA